One genomic region from Leguminivora glycinivorella isolate SPB_JAAS2020 chromosome 8, LegGlyc_1.1, whole genome shotgun sequence encodes:
- the LOC125228985 gene encoding ribose-5-phosphate isomerase translates to MFLKDLVRLVKYQFSVPRVCFSTKINMSLEKAKQVAAYTAVDEYVTDNSVFGVGSGSTVVYAVQRLAERVETEKLKVTCIPTSFQAKQLIVKHNLVLGELDTSPLIDVTIDGADEVDGNMTLIKGGGGCLLQEKIVASCSKKMIVIADYTKDSSKLGDRYKKGIPIEVIPMAYVPIRNKIVDLFGGEVKLRSAVAKAGPVVTDNGNFILDWMFTNQDLDWSHVDKTIKLIPGVVETGLFVNMCQKAYFGQPEGNVVERSAS, encoded by the coding sequence atgttTCTAAAAGACTTAGTTAGATTGGTAAAGTACCAGTTTAGCGTACCTAGGGTttgttttagtactaaaataaACATGTCCTTAGAAAAAGCAAAACAAGTGGCAGCATATACAGCGGTAGACGAGTATGTGACGGATAATTCTGTCTTCGGCGTCGGAAGCGGATCTACTGTTGTATACGCCGTTCAGCGCCTCGCAGAACGAGTGGAGACTGAAAAGTTGAAGGTGACCTGTATCCCTACATCATTCCAAGCCAAACAGCTCATTGTAAAACATAACCTAGTTCTTGGTGAACTCGACACGAGTCCTCTTATCGATGTTACTATTGATGGAGCTGATGAGGTGGATGGCAACATGACCTTGATAAAAGGAGGAGGAGGTTGTCTGCTACAGGAGAAAATTGTGGCTTCATGTTCTAAAAAAATGATTGTTATTGCTGATTATACCAAAGACTCATCTAAGCTTGGAGATAGATATAAAAAAGGGATCCCAATAGAAGTTATTCCTATGGCTTATGTTCCTATTAGAAACAAAATTGTAGATCTGTTTGGAGGAGAAGTAAAATTACGCAGTGCTGTTGCCAAGGCAGGGCCTGTTGTTACTGACAATGGAAACTTCATTCTAGATTGGATGTTCACCAATCAAGACTTGGACTGGAGCCATGTTGACAAAACCATCAAGTTGATACCTGGAGTTGTTGAAACAGGATTATTTGTGAACATGTGTCAGAAAGCCTACTTTGGACAACCCGAGGGGAATGTTGTTGAGAGATCTGCTTCATGA
- the LOC125229082 gene encoding uncharacterized protein LOC125229082, producing MNNDLKIFSSTNYRNEHDTGEVMRNSLFLISKEIQKYSRFTLEPEIGKDTMFKNDADIDFNLENNTNATKADIKNRQFKKLKEHLKTVCNIAKIVLSAKNKETENLLNQLKTVRNESYEISKSNAENLSLIQQLRMENYNISSDVQFLSNFIHKAYQKLQKMRNEIPKDMPFIEELKTILLACGEYYVDYCNARDQCAQLKQRNRFLRNKLNIVENNLAATTEELRNLRNINKKLKMKCEIHHKNGDAFSKNDINPSVDERRFNITALGDGNKSDHYRYNARIPKDVECKQNFQISNKSPCLTSHLETVNNLILDQDNMLKELKELYLEVRQSCIFE from the exons ATGAATAACGACCTGAAAATTTTCTCTTCAACTAATTATCGGAACGAGCACGATACTGGGGAGGTTATGCGAAATTCCCTTTTTCTGATATCCAAGGAAATACAAAA GTATTCAAGATTTACATTGGAGCCTGAAATAGGGAAGGATACAATGTTTAAAAATGATGCAGATATCGACTTCAATTTAGAAAACAACACTAATGCAACTAAAGCTGATATAAAAAACAGACAGTTCAAAAAACTAAAAGAGCATCTGAAGACCGTATGCA atattGCTAAAATAGTATTGTCGGCCAAAAACAAGGAAACGGAAAATCTTTTGAATCAACTGAAAACCGTTCGAAATGAATCATACGAAATATCGAAGAGTAACGCTGAAAATCTGAGTTTGATACAACAATTGCGAATGGAAAATTACAATATCAGCAGCGACGTGCAGTTTCTTAGTAATTTTATCCATAAGGCTTATCAAAAACTGCAGAAAATGCGTAATGAAATACCTAAAGATATGCCGTTCATAGAGGAACTGAAGACGATCCTGCTCGCTTGTGGAGAATACTATGTCGACTACTGCAACGCGCGCGATCAGTGCGCTCAGCTCAAGCAACGCAATAGATTTCTgagaaataaactaaacattGTAGAGAATAACTTAGCAGCTACTACTGAAGAATTGCGTAATCTTAGAAATATAAACAAGAAACTTAAAATGAAATGTGAAATTCATCATAAGAATGGGGATGCATTCTCGAAAAATGACATAAATCCGAGCGTTGATGAAAGGCGTTTTAATATTACAGCTTTAGGCGATGGCAATAAAAGTGATCACTATAGATACAATGCACGTATACCGAAAGATGTCGAATGTAAACAAAATTTTCAAATATCAAACAAAAGTCCATGTTTAACATCTCATTTAGAAACTGTTAATAATCTCATTTTAGATCAGGACAATATGTTAAAAGAATTAAAGGAATTATATTTAGAGGTTCGCCAAAGTTGTAtctttgaataa
- the LOC125228986 gene encoding caltractin-like: protein MVQTMTTAVTTTQKKVGTSNAPPGGMRKKSGPKFELTEEQRRDIKEAFDLFDTENTGKIDTKELKVAIRALGFEPRKEEIKKMIAEIDKSDGKVSFEDFLELMTVKMAEKDTKEEIMKAFKLFDDDETGKISFKNLKRVARELGENLTDEELHEMIDEADRDGDGEINQDEFLRIMKKTSLY, encoded by the exons ATGGTACAAACAATG aCAACTGCAGTAACCACTACCCAGAAAAAGGTTGGTACCAGTAATGCTCCACCAGGAGGCATGCGGAAAAAATCGGGGCCCAAGTTCGAGCTCACTGAGGAACAAAGAAGGGACATAAAAGAAGCATTTGATTTATTTGACACAGAAAACACTGGAAAAATTGATACCAAGGAGTTAAAAGTGGCAATCAGAGCCCTTGGATTTGAACCTAGAAAagaggaaataaaaaaaatgattgcaGAAATCGATAAATCTGATGGCAAAGTATCATTTGAAGATTTTCTGGAGTTGATGACAGTGAAGATGGCAGAGAAAGACACAAAGGAAGAAATCATGAAAGCCTTCAAACtgtttgatgatgatgaaactG GTAAAATCTCTTTCAAGAACTTGAAGAGAGTTGCAAGGGAACTTGGTGAAAACTTGACGGATGAAGAACTGCATGAAATGATAGATGAAGCAGACAGGGATGGTGACGGTGAAATCAACCAAGATGAGTTCTTACGCATCATGAAGAAAACAAGTCTTTATTAG